Proteins found in one Crassostrea angulata isolate pt1a10 chromosome 3, ASM2561291v2, whole genome shotgun sequence genomic segment:
- the LOC128177255 gene encoding ribonuclease Oy-like: protein MVPLLLIGLCATVSAYSDDWDIFTYTQEWPVAVCIKGKEEHHTCTIPPGVQGWGIHGMWPTKTGTEGPTSCGTQPFHADAITPILPHLKIMWPNMYADTSVYSFWEHEWSKHGTCASSLNATSTEYRYFSKALDLYARFNGQTILANQGIVPSQTATYDIKTSEAALKKELGVNALIQCTYDHNTSRQVIYEIEICLSKNFEPVDCYPDEGNSSGKRSHHHHKYSSHPHSSCPESYGFYYPPIDGVYSNPN, encoded by the exons ATGGTACCTCTGTTATTGATTGGATTGTGTGCCACAGT ATCAGCCTATTCTGATGACTGGGACATTTTTACGTACACTCAAGAATGGCCTGTTGCCGTCTGCATAAAGGGTAAAGAGGAG CACCACACTTGTACTATTCCACCTGGCGTGCAGGGATGGGGAATTCACGGCATGTG GCCAACAAAGACAGGCACAGAAGGACCCACAAGTTGTGGAACGCAGCCGTTCCACGCAGACGCTATCACG CCTATTTTGCCGCATTTGAAGATTATGTGGCCAAATATGTACGCCGATACTTCCGTTTATAGCTTTTG GGAACACGAATGGAGTAAACATGGAACATGCGCCAGTTCCTTGAATGCCACCTCCACTGAGTACAGATACTTTTCTAAAGCTCTCGATCTCTACGCCCGTTTCAATGGACAGAC AATTTTGGCCAACCAAGGAATTGTTCCAAGTCAGACCGCAACATATGAT ATCAAGACTTCAGAGGCTGCGCTTAAAAAAGAGTTAGGAGTGAACGCTCTAATTCAGTGTACCTATGATCAT AACACAAGTCGACAGGTCATCTACGAGATCGAGATTTGTTTAAGTAAGAACTTCGAACCCGTAGACTGTTACCCTGATGAAGGGAATAGTTCTGGGAAGAGGAGCCACCACCACCATAAATACAGCAGCCACCCCCATAGTTCCTGTCCGGAGAGTTACGGCTTCTACTACCCACCCATCGACGGGGTTTACAGCAACCCTAATTAA